A genome region from Paradevosia shaoguanensis includes the following:
- the putA gene encoding trifunctional transcriptional regulator/proline dehydrogenase/L-glutamate gamma-semialdehyde dehydrogenase: protein MSARPFANYDPAPAERSPLRQKISAAYTRPETEALPDLIAQATLPPETVAWARNTARKLVTAIRGKKNGGGVEALIQEYALSSEEGVALMCLAEALLRIPDNATRDALIRDKISTGNWRNHLGGDRSLFVNAATWGLVVTGRLTTPVVETGLGNALTRLIARGGEPIIRTSVDVAMRMMGEQFVTGQTIKEALEKARKMEAKGFQYSYDMLGEAAATAADADRYYKDYETAINAIGKANAGRGPYGGPGISIKLSALHPRYERTKYERVMEELLPRLIKLAVLAKSYNIGLNIDAEEARRLEISLDLMEAMSFDPALDGWNGLGFVVQAYGKRCPFVIDYLIDLARRSKRRMMVRLVKGAYWDSEIKQAQVDGLADYPVYTRKVYTDVSYLACAKKLLGAPDAIFPQFATHNAQTLATIYQMAGPDFEIGRYEFQCLHGMGEPLYEEVVGKDKLDRPCRIYAPVGSHETLLAYLVRRLLENGANSSFVNQIADPDYPIDELIGDPVAKAAAIFPVGSMHSRLKLPRDILGARKNSAGLNLSNENDLKAIEKAFGRIRTATGNGLPVTNPADRSDVVGHVTYAEPGEIEAAFAATAKGGPAWAALGAEKRAAILRRAGDIMEERLPDLLGIVIREAGKSTQNAIAEVREAIDFLRYYADEARDDAAPLGTVVCISPWNFPLAIFTGQVTAALAAGNAVVCKPAEETPLIATEGVRILHEAGVPADVLRLVIGDGPVGAALVGHKDTHGVVFTGSVEVAQLIQKQLAEKQLPDGRPVPLIAETGGQNAMIVDSSALPEQVVADVLTSAFDSAGQRCSALRILCLQDDIADHTLKMIKGGLDELALANPQFLATDIGPVITEEARDRINGHIEAMKGKGHAVSQLPLHADAGKGTFVAPTIIELNSVSELAGEVFGPVLHVVRFKRAGLHKLINEINALGYGLTFGLHTRIDETIQDVTSRIEVGNVYINRNIIGAVVGVQPFGGHGLSGTGPKAGGPLYMRRMVLDAPVLKGGKPGKEIEAYRHWLVAEGRADVAGIVANYAATNLNGAPEFLAGPVGEENSYGTKPRGTIALVPATEEGLLIQLGAVLATGNKARVVGGGDVDKVLDKLPTILGTFVSAGTDLKGAVGVLVEGDAEKIRQVSREAATLEGPVVLVQGASTRGLAEGTQVYNLDLLVLEVSTSINTAAAGGNASLMTIG from the coding sequence ATGTCCGCTCGCCCGTTCGCGAACTACGATCCGGCCCCCGCGGAGCGCTCCCCGCTCCGCCAGAAGATTTCCGCTGCCTATACGCGTCCCGAGACGGAAGCCCTGCCCGATCTCATCGCGCAGGCGACGCTCCCGCCCGAGACGGTAGCCTGGGCGCGCAACACGGCCCGCAAGCTGGTAACGGCCATTCGCGGCAAGAAGAATGGCGGCGGCGTCGAGGCCCTCATCCAGGAATACGCGCTCTCGTCCGAGGAAGGCGTGGCCCTCATGTGCCTAGCCGAAGCCCTGCTGCGCATTCCCGACAACGCCACCCGCGATGCCCTCATCCGCGACAAGATCTCGACCGGCAACTGGCGCAACCATCTCGGCGGCGATCGCTCGCTCTTCGTCAATGCCGCGACCTGGGGGCTCGTCGTCACCGGCCGGCTCACCACGCCCGTGGTCGAAACCGGCCTCGGCAATGCCCTGACCCGCCTCATCGCGCGGGGCGGCGAGCCGATCATCCGCACGAGCGTCGATGTCGCCATGCGCATGATGGGCGAGCAGTTCGTCACCGGCCAGACCATCAAGGAAGCCCTCGAAAAGGCCCGGAAGATGGAAGCCAAGGGCTTCCAGTATTCCTATGACATGCTGGGCGAAGCGGCCGCCACCGCGGCCGACGCCGACCGCTATTACAAGGATTACGAGACGGCCATCAACGCCATCGGCAAGGCCAATGCCGGCCGCGGCCCCTATGGCGGCCCGGGCATCTCGATCAAGCTCTCGGCGCTCCATCCGCGCTATGAGCGCACCAAGTACGAGCGGGTGATGGAAGAGCTCCTGCCCCGCCTCATCAAGCTCGCCGTCCTCGCCAAGTCCTACAATATCGGCCTCAACATCGATGCCGAGGAAGCGCGCCGCCTCGAAATCTCGCTCGACCTTATGGAAGCCATGAGCTTCGATCCCGCCCTCGACGGCTGGAACGGGCTCGGCTTCGTGGTGCAGGCCTATGGCAAGCGCTGCCCCTTCGTCATCGACTATCTCATCGATCTCGCCCGGCGCTCCAAGCGCCGCATGATGGTGCGCCTCGTCAAGGGCGCCTATTGGGACAGCGAGATCAAGCAGGCCCAGGTCGATGGCCTCGCCGACTATCCGGTCTATACCCGCAAGGTCTATACCGACGTCTCCTACCTCGCCTGCGCGAAGAAGCTGCTCGGCGCGCCCGACGCCATCTTCCCGCAATTCGCCACGCACAACGCCCAGACGCTCGCCACCATCTACCAGATGGCCGGCCCCGATTTCGAAATCGGCCGCTACGAGTTCCAGTGCCTCCACGGCATGGGCGAGCCGCTCTATGAGGAAGTCGTCGGCAAGGACAAGCTCGATCGCCCGTGCCGCATCTATGCGCCGGTCGGCAGCCACGAGACGCTTCTCGCCTATCTCGTCCGTCGTCTGCTCGAAAACGGCGCCAACTCGTCCTTCGTCAACCAGATCGCCGATCCGGACTATCCGATCGACGAGCTGATCGGCGATCCGGTTGCCAAGGCCGCCGCCATCTTCCCGGTCGGCTCGATGCACTCCAGGCTCAAGCTGCCGCGCGATATCCTGGGCGCCCGCAAGAATTCGGCCGGCCTCAATCTCTCCAACGAAAACGACCTCAAGGCCATCGAGAAGGCCTTCGGCCGCATCAGGACCGCGACGGGCAACGGCCTGCCGGTGACGAACCCCGCCGATCGCTCCGACGTCGTCGGTCACGTCACCTATGCCGAGCCCGGCGAAATCGAGGCGGCCTTCGCCGCCACTGCCAAGGGTGGTCCGGCCTGGGCTGCGCTCGGCGCCGAAAAGCGCGCCGCGATCCTGCGTCGCGCCGGCGATATCATGGAAGAACGCCTGCCCGACCTTCTGGGCATCGTCATCCGCGAGGCCGGCAAGTCGACGCAGAACGCCATCGCCGAAGTGCGCGAAGCCATCGACTTCCTGCGCTACTACGCCGATGAGGCCAGGGACGACGCCGCCCCGCTCGGCACCGTCGTCTGTATCAGCCCGTGGAACTTCCCGCTCGCCATCTTCACCGGCCAGGTGACGGCGGCGCTGGCCGCCGGCAATGCCGTGGTCTGCAAGCCGGCCGAGGAAACCCCGCTCATCGCTACCGAGGGCGTGCGCATCCTCCACGAGGCCGGCGTGCCTGCCGATGTCCTAAGGCTCGTCATCGGCGACGGCCCGGTGGGCGCGGCCCTTGTCGGCCACAAGGATACCCATGGCGTTGTCTTCACCGGTTCGGTGGAAGTGGCCCAGCTCATCCAGAAGCAGCTTGCCGAAAAGCAGCTGCCCGATGGCCGTCCGGTTCCGCTTATCGCCGAGACCGGCGGGCAGAACGCCATGATCGTCGATTCCTCGGCCCTGCCCGAGCAGGTGGTCGCCGACGTCCTGACTTCGGCTTTCGACAGTGCCGGCCAGCGCTGCTCGGCCCTGCGCATCCTCTGCCTCCAGGACGATATCGCCGACCACACCCTCAAGATGATCAAGGGCGGCCTTGACGAACTGGCGCTCGCCAATCCGCAATTCCTCGCCACCGATATCGGCCCGGTCATCACCGAGGAAGCGCGTGACCGCATCAATGGGCATATCGAGGCCATGAAGGGCAAGGGCCATGCCGTGAGCCAGCTGCCGCTCCATGCCGATGCCGGCAAGGGTACGTTCGTCGCCCCGACCATCATCGAGCTCAACTCGGTGTCCGAGCTCGCCGGCGAAGTCTTCGGCCCCGTCCTCCACGTCGTGCGCTTCAAGCGCGCCGGGCTCCACAAACTCATCAACGAGATCAATGCGCTCGGCTACGGCCTTACCTTCGGCCTCCACACCCGGATCGACGAGACCATCCAGGACGTGACCTCGCGGATCGAAGTCGGCAACGTCTATATCAACCGCAACATCATCGGCGCGGTGGTGGGCGTCCAGCCCTTCGGCGGCCATGGCCTGTCGGGCACCGGCCCCAAGGCCGGCGGCCCGCTCTACATGCGCCGCATGGTGCTCGATGCGCCCGTGCTCAAGGGCGGCAAGCCCGGCAAGGAGATCGAGGCCTATCGGCACTGGCTGGTGGCGGAGGGCCGTGCGGACGTCGCCGGCATCGTCGCCAATTACGCGGCGACCAACCTCAACGGCGCGCCCGAATTCCTCGCCGGCCCGGTGGGTGAAGAGAACAGCTACGGCACCAAGCCGCGCGGCACCATCGCCCTCGTCCCGGCCACCGAGGAAGGCCTGCTGATCCAGCTCGGCGCCGTCCTCGCCACGGGCAACAAGGCTCGCGTGGTCGGCGGCGGCGACGTCGACAAGGTGCTCGACAAGCTGCCGACGATCCTCGGAACCTTCGTCAGCGCCGGCACCGATCTCAAGGGCGCCGTCGGCGTTCTCGTCGAGGGCGATGCCGAGAAGATCCGGCAGGTCTCGCGCGAGGCGGCAACGCTCGAAGGGCCGGTCGTGCTGGTCCAGGGCGCCAGCACCCGGGGGCTCGCCGAAGGCACGCAGGTCTACAATCTCGACCTTCTGGTGCTGGAAGTCTCGACCAGCATCAACACCGCCGCAGCAGGCGGCAATGCCTCGCTGATGACCATCGGCTGA
- a CDS encoding Crp/Fnr family transcriptional regulator, with translation MDDVLALLEGMPIATFKSGEALLTEGVRESRLYILIDGEVEVIRRDTLVSHVDEPGSIFGEMSVLLDQPHSATVQALSPVRAYQVDDAIKFLEAHPELSLILATLLARRLYYTTSYLVDLQQQAQGKREDLDIVDNILSSLTGRPRAKKRA, from the coding sequence ATGGATGACGTGCTGGCTTTGCTCGAAGGGATGCCGATCGCCACGTTCAAGTCGGGCGAGGCGCTCCTGACCGAGGGCGTGCGGGAAAGCAGGCTCTACATTCTGATCGACGGCGAGGTGGAAGTGATCCGCCGCGACACCCTGGTCAGCCACGTGGACGAGCCCGGCTCGATCTTCGGGGAGATGTCCGTCCTGCTCGACCAGCCGCACAGCGCCACCGTGCAGGCCCTCTCGCCGGTCAGGGCCTATCAGGTCGATGACGCCATCAAGTTCCTCGAGGCCCATCCCGAGCTCTCGCTGATCCTCGCCACCCTGCTCGCCCGCCGGCTCTACTACACGACGTCTTACCTCGTGGATCTCCAGCAGCAGGCCCAGGGCAAGCGCGAGGACCTCGACATCGTCGACAACATCCTCTCCAGCCTCACCGGCCGCCCGAGGGCGAAGAAGCGGGCCTGA
- a CDS encoding 2-hydroxyacid dehydrogenase, whose translation MVFEGTIHHMLLLHLSDVDEANWALKFREALGDYPVVRRGDDFDPADIRYIFVWKPKPDAFDGLTNLKAVLSLGAGVDALLRHPKLPRDVPMVRFIDEDLSQKMTDYVVAQVTMHHRLFTRYQADQKARRWVQLYPPAASESVVGIMGMGVLGQHAAERLKALGFTLRSWSRSPRSVGGVEGFVGEAQFDAFLGGTDILVNLLPLTPETQGILNYETFSKLRRKLDGGPVVVNGARGGHQKEADIARALRDGTLGAASLDVFEVEPLPAESPLWDIPNCYITPHIAAISNERTGVSYFSRILKDHEAGKPLVNVVDFSRGY comes from the coding sequence GTGGTTTTTGAGGGGACCATCCACCACATGCTGCTGCTGCACCTGTCCGACGTCGACGAAGCCAATTGGGCGCTCAAGTTCCGCGAGGCGCTGGGCGATTATCCGGTGGTGCGGCGCGGCGACGATTTCGACCCGGCCGACATCCGCTACATCTTCGTTTGGAAGCCCAAGCCCGATGCCTTCGACGGCCTGACCAACCTCAAGGCCGTGCTGTCGCTGGGCGCCGGCGTCGATGCGCTGCTGCGCCATCCCAAGCTGCCGCGCGACGTGCCGATGGTGCGGTTCATCGATGAAGACCTCAGCCAGAAGATGACGGACTACGTGGTGGCGCAGGTCACCATGCATCACCGGCTCTTCACCCGCTACCAGGCCGACCAGAAGGCGCGGCGCTGGGTGCAGCTCTATCCGCCCGCCGCCTCCGAAAGCGTGGTCGGCATCATGGGCATGGGCGTGCTGGGCCAGCACGCCGCCGAACGGCTCAAGGCGCTCGGCTTCACCCTGCGCAGCTGGAGCCGTTCGCCCAGGAGCGTCGGGGGCGTGGAAGGCTTTGTCGGCGAGGCGCAGTTCGACGCCTTCCTCGGCGGCACCGACATCCTCGTCAACCTGCTGCCGCTGACCCCGGAAACGCAGGGCATCCTCAACTACGAGACCTTCAGCAAGCTGCGCCGCAAGCTCGACGGCGGCCCGGTAGTCGTCAACGGCGCCCGCGGCGGCCACCAGAAGGAAGCCGATATCGCCAGGGCGCTCCGCGACGGCACCCTGGGCGCAGCGAGCCTCGACGTCTTCGAGGTCGAGCCGCTGCCGGCCGAGAGCCCGCTCTGGGATATCCCCAACTGCTACATCACCCCCCACATCGCCGCGATCTCCAACGAGCGGACGGGCGTGAGCTATTTCAGCCGCATCCTCAAGGATCACGAGGCCGGCAAGCCGCTGGTGAACGTGGTGGATTTTTCGCGCGGGTATTAG
- a CDS encoding c-type cytochrome — translation MDSFQFNKIAGAVLGTLLFVMATGFLAEAIYHPIEERGPGYALPEPAAGEAAGGAAATAEPEVSLGTLLAAADATAGAAAVKKCQSCHDFSEGGPNKTGPNLFGVVGRPIGSHEGYTYSAGMEEHHAKGDVWSFENLNAFLTNPKGFTPGTKMSYSGDKEAKDRANILAYLQTLSASPVPFPAPDAAPAPAAEAPAAGAPAAEAPAAQPAAPAATETPAPAAPAAETPAPAATETPAPAATETPAPAATETPAAPATQAPATETAPAAPAATN, via the coding sequence ATGGATTCGTTTCAATTCAACAAGATCGCCGGCGCCGTTCTTGGAACGCTGCTGTTCGTGATGGCAACCGGTTTCCTGGCCGAGGCGATCTATCATCCCATCGAAGAACGTGGCCCGGGCTACGCCCTGCCGGAACCGGCAGCCGGTGAAGCCGCCGGCGGCGCTGCCGCCACAGCCGAGCCCGAAGTCTCGCTGGGTACGCTGCTCGCCGCCGCCGACGCCACTGCGGGCGCCGCTGCCGTCAAGAAGTGCCAGTCCTGCCACGACTTCTCCGAAGGCGGCCCGAACAAGACCGGCCCGAACCTGTTCGGTGTCGTCGGCCGTCCGATCGGCAGCCACGAGGGCTATACCTATTCCGCCGGCATGGAAGAGCACCACGCCAAGGGCGACGTCTGGAGCTTCGAGAACCTCAACGCTTTCCTGACCAACCCGAAGGGCTTCACCCCGGGCACCAAGATGAGCTATTCGGGCGACAAGGAAGCCAAGGATCGCGCCAACATCCTGGCCTACCTGCAGACGCTCTCCGCTTCGCCCGTGCCGTTCCCGGCTCCTGACGCCGCTCCGGCCCCTGCCGCCGAAGCTCCGGCCGCCGGCGCCCCGGCTGCCGAGGCTCCTGCCGCCCAGCCGGCAGCACCTGCTGCGACCGAGACCCCGGCCCCGGCCGCTCCGGCTGCCGAAACCCCGGCTCCGGCCGCGACCGAAACTCCGGCTCCCGCCGCCACCGAGACGCCTGCCCCGGCAGCAACCGAAACTCCGGCTGCGCCCGCCACGCAGGCTCCGGCGACCGAGACCGCTCCGGCCGCTCCCGCCGCCACCAATTAA
- a CDS encoding prephenate dehydratase, whose amino-acid sequence MSQKIAFQGEPGAFSHAASHALFPQGEAVPCVTFEDTISAVQSGAADFGVVPVENSLYGRITDIYNLLPQSGLHIIGEHYLRVEMNLLGVKGARLEDVKSVQSLVVALGQCRTFIREHKLKTINGGDTAGSAREVALAGDKSVAAIASRYAAEVYGLDILAENIEDAAHNTTRFLVVSPTPQVPAPDGNKIKTTFVFRVRNVPAALFKAMGGFATNGVNMTKLESYMLDGSFTATQFYADIEGHPSDRSVQLAFEELQFFTDEFRVLGVYPSAKVAS is encoded by the coding sequence ATGTCACAGAAAATCGCGTTCCAGGGTGAACCCGGGGCTTTCAGCCACGCGGCCTCCCATGCCTTGTTCCCCCAGGGTGAGGCGGTTCCCTGCGTGACCTTCGAGGACACGATCAGCGCCGTACAGAGCGGCGCCGCCGATTTCGGCGTGGTCCCGGTCGAAAACTCCCTCTACGGGCGCATCACCGACATCTACAACCTCCTGCCGCAGAGCGGTCTGCACATCATCGGCGAGCACTACCTGCGCGTCGAGATGAACCTGCTCGGCGTCAAGGGCGCGCGGCTGGAAGACGTCAAATCCGTGCAATCGCTGGTGGTGGCGCTCGGCCAGTGCCGCACCTTCATCCGCGAGCACAAGCTCAAGACCATCAATGGCGGCGATACTGCCGGGTCCGCCCGCGAAGTGGCGCTGGCCGGCGACAAGTCGGTGGCCGCTATCGCCTCGCGCTATGCCGCCGAAGTCTATGGCCTCGATATCCTGGCCGAGAACATCGAGGACGCCGCGCACAACACCACGCGCTTCCTCGTCGTCTCGCCCACCCCACAGGTGCCGGCGCCCGATGGCAACAAGATCAAGACTACTTTCGTCTTCCGCGTGCGCAACGTCCCGGCGGCCCTTTTCAAGGCCATGGGCGGCTTTGCGACCAACGGGGTCAACATGACCAAGCTCGAAAGCTACATGCTCGACGGCTCGTTCACCGCCACCCAGTTCTACGCCGACATCGAAGGCCATCCGAGTGACCGCTCGGTCCAGCTCGCCTTCGAAGAGCTGCAGTTCTTCACCGACGAATTCCGCGTCCTGGGCGTCTACCCCTCCGCGAAGGTCGCTTCGTAA
- a CDS encoding type 1 glutamine amidotransferase — MKITIIQTGEVPVSLRQDFGPYPAMFERMFARAGHDFAFETVPVFDSAPMPDAASLDGIVITGSAAGVYEDHAWLEPLRGFIRNAYDLRTPMLGVCFGHQIMADALGGDVRKSEKGWGLGRHVYGVRQRPAFMNGAPDLLAVACSHQDQVIVPPAEAEVILASDFTPNAGLAYRNGAALSFQPHPEFDDDYTLALAELRRGKAPDAVVDAAIASVERKSDSAEVARYIGAFFEKAA; from the coding sequence ATGAAGATCACGATCATTCAGACCGGCGAAGTGCCGGTGAGCCTCCGCCAGGATTTCGGTCCCTATCCCGCCATGTTCGAGCGCATGTTCGCCCGGGCCGGTCACGACTTCGCCTTCGAGACCGTTCCGGTCTTCGACAGCGCACCCATGCCCGATGCAGCTTCGCTCGATGGCATCGTCATCACCGGCTCGGCCGCCGGGGTCTATGAAGACCATGCCTGGCTCGAGCCGCTGCGCGGCTTCATCCGCAACGCCTATGACCTGCGCACGCCGATGCTGGGCGTCTGCTTCGGCCACCAGATCATGGCCGACGCGCTGGGTGGTGATGTGCGCAAGTCGGAAAAGGGCTGGGGATTGGGGCGGCACGTCTATGGCGTGCGCCAGCGGCCGGCCTTCATGAACGGCGCGCCGGACCTGCTCGCCGTCGCCTGCTCGCACCAGGACCAGGTCATCGTTCCCCCGGCAGAGGCCGAGGTTATCCTGGCCTCCGACTTTACCCCCAATGCCGGGCTGGCCTACCGGAACGGCGCTGCGCTCAGCTTCCAGCCTCATCCGGAATTCGATGACGACTATACGCTGGCGCTGGCCGAGCTGCGGCGGGGCAAGGCGCCCGACGCGGTCGTCGATGCAGCGATTGCCTCGGTCGAGCGGAAATCGGACAGCGCCGAGGTGGCGCGGTATATCGGGGCGTTCTTCGAGAAAGCGGCTTAA
- the msrB gene encoding peptide-methionine (R)-S-oxide reductase MsrB, which translates to MSYNRRSVLLGGSAVLALGAAATFFRPTSATRAAEGTFEVTLTDAEWHKRLNDKQYAVLREEATETPGSSPLLYEHRAGTFHCAGCDLALFDSATKFESGTGWPSFYQPLENAVGETTDTSFGMTRTEVHCRRCGGHLGHVFDDGPPPTGLRYCMNGLALTFTPSNA; encoded by the coding sequence ATGTCCTATAACCGACGTTCGGTTCTGCTGGGTGGAAGCGCCGTGCTGGCGCTGGGGGCGGCTGCCACCTTTTTCCGTCCCACTTCGGCCACCCGGGCCGCCGAAGGCACGTTCGAGGTCACGCTGACTGATGCCGAATGGCACAAGCGCCTCAACGACAAGCAATACGCGGTGTTGCGCGAGGAGGCGACGGAGACGCCAGGCTCCTCCCCGCTGCTCTACGAACACCGCGCCGGCACTTTTCATTGCGCCGGCTGCGACCTGGCGCTCTTCGATTCCGCCACCAAGTTCGAGAGCGGCACCGGTTGGCCGAGCTTTTACCAGCCGCTCGAAAACGCGGTGGGCGAAACCACCGACACCTCTTTCGGCATGACCCGCACCGAAGTCCATTGCCGCCGCTGCGGCGGACATCTGGGCCATGTCTTCGATGACGGGCCGCCGCCCACGGGCCTGCGCTACTGCATGAACGGGCTGGCCCTCACCTTCACGCCCTCCAACGCTTGA
- a CDS encoding anti-sigma factor translates to MSDPQEHDDGPDEDSVLVAEYVLGLLDPEEREKLRVRLVAEPELRRELALWQSRLARLDTEFEEKPAPERTLPAIEEKLFGKPARSRHGLWESLTFWRSLAGAAALVAIIAVGTNFLRPPQLSPSELAMQLVAALEDQGSGVSFVALYDEHSGMFKLTALSGAAVPDKDFELWMIGSDGKPVSMGVVPMSPMEMPVPDDMKSHFTPGTMLTVTLEPKGGSPTGDPTGPVVAKGEATLI, encoded by the coding sequence ATGAGCGACCCGCAGGAACATGATGACGGCCCGGACGAGGACTCTGTCCTCGTGGCCGAATATGTTCTGGGCCTGCTCGACCCGGAAGAGCGGGAAAAGCTGCGCGTGCGACTGGTTGCCGAGCCGGAACTGCGGCGCGAGCTCGCCCTCTGGCAATCGCGGTTGGCCCGGCTGGATACCGAGTTCGAGGAAAAGCCCGCGCCCGAGCGCACTTTGCCGGCCATCGAGGAAAAGCTCTTCGGCAAGCCGGCGCGCAGCCGTCACGGCCTCTGGGAAAGCCTCACCTTCTGGCGCAGCCTCGCCGGCGCGGCGGCATTGGTCGCGATCATTGCCGTTGGCACCAATTTCCTGCGCCCGCCCCAGCTTTCGCCGAGCGAACTGGCCATGCAGCTGGTGGCTGCGCTCGAGGACCAGGGGAGCGGGGTGTCGTTCGTGGCGCTCTATGACGAGCATTCGGGCATGTTCAAGCTCACGGCCCTTTCGGGTGCGGCAGTGCCGGACAAGGATTTCGAGCTCTGGATGATCGGTTCGGACGGCAAGCCCGTCTCGATGGGCGTGGTGCCGATGTCGCCCATGGAAATGCCGGTGCCCGACGACATGAAATCGCACTTCACGCCGGGAACCATGCTGACCGTGACGCTGGAGCCCAAGGGCGGTTCCCCGACGGGCGATCCGACAGGGCCGGTAGTGGCCAAGGGCGAGGCGACGTTGATTTAG
- a CDS encoding sigma-70 family RNA polymerase sigma factor gives MAGQSSDIADLIARVALRDRAAFQALYGATSAKLFGVTLRILRDRAEAEEALQEVYVKIWQRADRYRAGNYSPISWLVAIARNHSLDVLRARKPVSDDIEAAFDLADQGPDPEAAAMAAGERAQIEACLDELEVDRAGAVRGAYLDGYSYEELASRYGVPLNTMRTWLRRSLMKLRECLTR, from the coding sequence ATGGCAGGCCAAAGCAGCGACATTGCGGACCTGATCGCGCGGGTTGCCCTGCGCGACCGGGCGGCATTCCAGGCGCTTTATGGCGCGACCAGCGCGAAACTCTTCGGGGTGACGCTGCGTATCTTGAGAGACCGCGCGGAAGCCGAAGAAGCCCTGCAGGAAGTCTATGTGAAGATCTGGCAGCGCGCCGACCGCTATCGGGCCGGCAATTACAGCCCGATCAGCTGGCTGGTGGCGATTGCCCGTAACCATTCGCTCGACGTCCTGCGCGCCCGCAAACCCGTTTCCGATGACATCGAGGCGGCCTTCGACCTGGCCGACCAGGGGCCGGACCCGGAGGCGGCGGCCATGGCGGCGGGCGAGCGCGCGCAGATCGAGGCGTGCCTCGACGAGCTCGAGGTCGACCGGGCAGGCGCGGTGCGCGGCGCCTATCTCGACGGCTATTCCTACGAGGAGCTGGCCAGCCGTTATGGCGTGCCGCTCAACACAATGCGAACATGGCTGCGGCGCAGCCTGATGAAACTGAGAGAGTGCCTGACCCGATGA
- the argB gene encoding acetylglutamate kinase, with product MPDIESFSRDAAILSQALPYMQRYEGKTVVVKYGGHAMGDAKLGQAFARDIALLKQSKVNPIVVHGGGPQIASMLKNLGIESKFEGGLRVTDQRTMEIVEMVLAGSINKEIVALINAEGEWAIGLCGKDGNMVFAKKAQKTIIDPTSNIERVLDLGFVGEPVEVDRTLLDLLARSEMIPVIAPVAPGRDGATYNINADTFAGAIAGSLGAKRLLFLTDVPGVLDKNGVLLPELKVSEAKALIRDGTISGGMIPKVETCLEALDNGVEGVVILNGKTPHVVLVELFTEHGAGTLIVRG from the coding sequence ATGCCCGATATCGAATCCTTTTCCCGCGACGCGGCCATCCTGTCCCAGGCGCTGCCCTATATGCAGCGCTATGAAGGCAAGACGGTCGTGGTCAAGTATGGTGGCCACGCCATGGGCGATGCCAAGCTTGGCCAGGCCTTCGCCCGCGATATCGCCCTGCTCAAGCAATCCAAGGTGAACCCGATCGTCGTCCATGGCGGCGGTCCGCAGATCGCCTCGATGCTCAAGAACCTGGGCATCGAGAGCAAGTTCGAGGGCGGCCTGCGCGTGACGGACCAGCGCACGATGGAAATCGTGGAAATGGTCCTGGCCGGCTCGATCAACAAGGAGATCGTGGCCCTCATCAATGCCGAGGGCGAATGGGCGATCGGCCTTTGCGGCAAGGACGGCAACATGGTCTTCGCCAAGAAGGCGCAGAAGACCATCATCGATCCGACCTCCAATATCGAGCGCGTGCTCGATCTCGGCTTCGTGGGCGAGCCGGTCGAAGTCGACCGCACGCTCCTTGACCTCCTGGCCCGTTCGGAGATGATCCCGGTCATCGCTCCTGTGGCGCCGGGGCGCGACGGGGCGACCTACAACATCAATGCCGATACCTTTGCCGGCGCCATCGCCGGCTCGCTCGGCGCCAAGCGCCTGCTGTTCCTGACCGACGTTCCGGGCGTGCTCGACAAGAACGGCGTGCTGCTACCCGAGCTCAAGGTCTCGGAAGCCAAGGCGCTCATCCGCGACGGCACGATTTCGGGCGGCATGATCCCCAAGGTCGAGACGTGCCTCGAAGCGCTGGACAATGGCGTCGAGGGCGTCGTGATCCTCAACGGCAAGACCCCGCACGTGGTGCTCGTCGAGCTCTTCACCGAGCATGGCGCCGGCACGCTGATCGTGCGCGGCTGA
- a CDS encoding MarR family transcriptional regulator has product MSRDSKSALIEALGEVVVRWQDATQRHDEAVGEIFGLNPAERLCLSFLWDGPKTASAIARHTRLTPAAVTALIDRLEKRSFVRRMADPGDRRKVLVEAGEEARRVTEEAYLPLGVAGAELLAKYSEAELRIVSEVLSESLRLQEDMTRQLLARHGKGES; this is encoded by the coding sequence ATGTCAAGGGACTCCAAGTCCGCCCTGATCGAGGCGCTCGGCGAAGTGGTGGTACGCTGGCAGGATGCGACGCAACGGCACGACGAAGCGGTGGGCGAGATCTTCGGTCTCAACCCCGCCGAACGGCTCTGCCTGAGTTTCCTCTGGGATGGACCGAAGACTGCCAGCGCCATTGCGCGCCACACGCGGCTGACGCCCGCGGCCGTAACGGCGCTGATCGATCGGCTGGAAAAGCGCAGCTTCGTGCGGCGGATGGCCGACCCTGGCGATCGTCGCAAGGTGTTGGTCGAAGCGGGCGAGGAAGCGCGGCGCGTGACCGAGGAGGCCTATCTGCCGCTGGGCGTGGCAGGAGCGGAACTCCTGGCGAAATATTCGGAAGCCGAGCTCAGGATCGTCAGCGAAGTGCTCAGCGAGTCACTGCGGTTGCAGGAGGACATGACGCGGCAATTGCTGGCGCGCCATGGCAAGGGCGAAAGCTAG